In one window of Coleofasciculaceae cyanobacterium DNA:
- a CDS encoding M48 family metallopeptidase produces MNLSKKALIGLKADRFRHPLDLQATNTLKQLPGADVAIRSVLGSVAEQFFYLNNIASSVLVSEKQLPDLHKLLIEACEILDLEAPQLYVQQNPTPNAYTFAMKGKQPFVVLHTSLIEMLTPEEIQAVIAHELGHLKCEHGVYLTMVNVLVLAANMLPPWGTILAQSLQDQMLQWVRCAEFSCDRAALLAIQDPKVVMSVLMKLAGGSPTLAPQLNLDAFIEQAKAYDSIGTDSLGEMLQAAQTAQLTHPVPVIRAREIDRWASSVEYQTILDQRESANGKKLGWSNW; encoded by the coding sequence ATGAATTTATCAAAAAAAGCTTTAATTGGTTTGAAAGCTGATCGCTTTCGCCATCCCTTAGACTTACAGGCTACTAACACCCTCAAGCAGCTACCAGGTGCAGATGTAGCAATTCGGAGCGTTTTGGGTTCAGTAGCGGAACAGTTTTTTTATCTGAATAATATTGCTTCTAGTGTTTTAGTCAGCGAAAAACAGTTACCCGATCTCCATAAACTATTAATTGAAGCCTGTGAGATTCTCGATCTTGAAGCACCTCAGCTATACGTGCAGCAGAATCCTACGCCTAATGCCTACACTTTTGCCATGAAAGGTAAACAGCCATTTGTGGTGCTGCATACTTCCCTAATTGAAATGCTAACTCCCGAAGAAATTCAGGCGGTGATTGCTCATGAATTGGGACATCTCAAGTGCGAACACGGGGTTTATTTAACGATGGTCAATGTGCTGGTGTTGGCAGCTAATATGCTACCACCCTGGGGAACAATTTTGGCTCAATCTTTACAAGATCAAATGCTGCAATGGGTACGCTGTGCCGAGTTCAGTTGCGATCGCGCTGCGCTTTTGGCAATTCAAGATCCTAAAGTAGTAATGTCAGTTTTGATGAAGTTAGCAGGCGGCTCTCCAACCCTTGCCCCTCAGCTCAATTTAGATGCCTTTATCGAGCAAGCCAAAGCCTATGACTCTATTGGTACAGACAGCTTGGGAGAAATGCTGCAAGCGGCACAAACAGCTCAGTTAACTCACCCAGTACCTGTAATTAGAGCTAGAGAAATAGATCGCTGGGCAAGTTCTGTTGAATATCAAACTATTTTAGATCAGCGAGAGTCAGCCAATGGTAAAAAGCTAGGCTGGAGCAACTGGTAG
- a CDS encoding DUF427 domain-containing protein, whose product MPKAIWNGQILAESDRTEAVEGNQYFPPDSINQKFFKDSSTHTSCPWKGQASYYTIVVDGKENQDAAWYYPETKERANNIKGYVAFWKGVQVEA is encoded by the coding sequence ATGCCTAAAGCAATTTGGAACGGTCAAATTTTAGCCGAAAGCGATCGCACAGAAGCGGTTGAAGGCAATCAATACTTTCCACCAGATTCAATTAATCAAAAGTTTTTTAAAGACAGCTCAACTCATACTAGCTGTCCTTGGAAGGGTCAGGCTAGCTACTATACTATCGTCGTTGACGGCAAAGAAAACCAAGATGCTGCCTGGTACTACCCAGAAACTAAAGAAAGAGCTAACAATATCAAAGGCTATGTTGCCTTTTGGAAAGGGGTGCAGGTAGAAGCATAG
- a CDS encoding DUF2834 domain-containing protein, giving the protein MNKKLLLWLLWVGFIVYLLLLAPPFHWEFTKSLIVKLLTLQWNAINPVIFSLFSLIGVWILIYSSLLFFDGRMQPIPFYPFAILSLGTGVIGLIPYLALREPNTEFSGTKDLWLTLLDSRATGIVLMLFTLGLLIYALLAGDWGEFWLLFQGDRFVNGMSLAFCLFCLLFPLVLGDDMTRRGYLRDSQLFWLIALVPLLGPLIYLSWRSPLRTTL; this is encoded by the coding sequence ATGAATAAAAAACTGCTTCTTTGGTTGTTGTGGGTAGGCTTTATCGTCTATCTTTTGTTACTCGCGCCCCCGTTTCATTGGGAATTTACCAAATCGTTAATAGTTAAATTACTAACTTTGCAATGGAACGCTATTAATCCAGTTATTTTTTCTTTATTCTCTTTGATTGGAGTTTGGATACTAATTTATAGTAGTCTGCTGTTTTTTGATGGCAGAATGCAGCCGATTCCTTTTTATCCATTTGCTATTCTTTCTTTAGGTACGGGTGTAATTGGGCTAATTCCTTACCTAGCTCTGCGAGAACCCAATACAGAATTTAGTGGTACGAAAGATCTGTGGCTAACTCTGTTAGATTCACGTGCGACTGGAATAGTACTGATGCTGTTTACGCTTGGTTTACTTATCTATGCCCTACTCGCTGGAGACTGGGGAGAATTTTGGCTGCTTTTTCAAGGCGATCGCTTCGTTAACGGTATGAGTTTGGCTTTTTGTTTATTTTGCCTGTTATTTCCGCTGGTTTTAGGGGATGATATGACTCGTCGCGGTTACTTGAGAGATTCCCAATTGTTTTGGCTTATTGCCTTAGTGCCACTGTTGGGCCCTCTTATCTACCTTAGCTGGCGATCGCCACTGAGAACAACACTTTAG
- a CDS encoding ferritin-like domain-containing protein yields the protein MSTTTGLLRPFGHVEENPILLDKSVTEPVCEGFNAVLSSFQGLYLQYQKHHFVVEGSEYYSLHEFFAESYAEVQEHVHEIGERLNGLGGIPAATFSKLAELCCFDQEEDGVFNEREMVEHDLTAEQEIIKLIRQQAAQAESLGDRASRYLYEQILLKTEERAYHLHHFLVHDSLTLAFVGNSANGAH from the coding sequence ATGTCCACAACAACAGGTTTACTCCGTCCGTTTGGTCACGTAGAAGAGAATCCGATCTTATTGGACAAGAGCGTGACAGAACCAGTTTGCGAAGGTTTCAATGCTGTCTTGTCTAGCTTCCAAGGCTTATATCTACAGTATCAAAAACATCATTTTGTGGTTGAGGGTTCAGAATATTATTCCCTACATGAATTTTTCGCTGAAAGCTACGCAGAAGTACAAGAACACGTTCATGAAATAGGCGAAAGACTCAACGGCTTAGGTGGCATTCCTGCCGCTACCTTCAGCAAATTAGCTGAATTGTGCTGCTTCGATCAAGAAGAAGATGGAGTCTTTAACGAGCGTGAAATGGTAGAACACGATTTAACTGCTGAACAAGAGATAATTAAATTAATACGTCAGCAAGCAGCTCAAGCAGAAAGTTTAGGCGATCGCGCTAGTCGCTATTTATACGAGCAAATTCTGCTAAAAACTGAAGAAAGAGCCTATCATTTACACCACTTCCTCGTTCACGATAGTTTGACTCTGGCTTTTGTTGGCAACAGTGCTAATGGCGCGCATTAG
- a CDS encoding alpha/beta fold hydrolase, with translation MKISPSTAPVWINANPSFKCFDGRIIRYLSRQIPIAYWQYDQNLDEPSSTNIALTLLHDYLKSRSQPIDLIGHGTGGLLGLLYARKYPHRVKSLTLLGVGFNPAIDWQTHYYQMRKLLPCSQDILLARMVQMMFGHQSPTNVLDLIKILKQDLDTAPTAHSLYQLDRVDSGGVSVPLMVCGSENDGIVDRPALQRWSDHLKDGDLLWINPLGHHFFHYFFPEQTGRQVVQFWHRVEQLSGAEANILVS, from the coding sequence ATGAAGATATCTCCCTCAACAGCCCCCGTTTGGATTAATGCTAATCCTAGTTTTAAATGTTTCGATGGACGAATTATTCGCTATTTATCTCGGCAAATACCCATCGCCTATTGGCAATATGACCAGAATCTAGACGAACCAAGTTCAACGAATATAGCTTTAACACTGCTCCATGATTACCTTAAATCTAGGTCACAGCCAATCGATCTGATCGGTCATGGTACAGGAGGTTTATTAGGGTTACTTTACGCTCGTAAATATCCTCACCGAGTAAAATCTTTGACTTTGTTAGGAGTAGGTTTTAATCCTGCGATCGACTGGCAAACGCACTATTATCAGATGAGAAAACTATTACCGTGTAGTCAGGACATTCTTTTGGCACGGATGGTACAGATGATGTTCGGTCATCAAAGTCCAACGAATGTTTTAGATTTAATCAAAATTCTCAAACAAGATTTAGATACCGCACCTACTGCTCACTCTCTTTATCAATTAGATAGAGTCGATTCTGGCGGAGTATCAGTGCCTCTAATGGTATGCGGTAGCGAGAATGATGGTATTGTCGATCGCCCTGCTTTGCAAAGATGGTCAGATCATTTAAAAGATGGTGACTTACTCTGGATAAATCCCTTGGGACATCATTTTTTTCACTATTTTTTCCCCGAACAAACAGGAAGGCAAGTCGTTCAATTCTGGCATCGTGTTGAACAACTTTCAGGCGCGGAGGCCAACATTTTGGTATCTTAA
- the fldA gene encoding flavodoxin FldA — MAKVGLFYGSTTGKTEAAAEAIQDALGGENIVALHEIADVTDNDFSNYDRLIISCPTWDVGELQSDWEGFYEDDLDQIDFSGKKVAYFGTGDQVGYPDNFQDAMGILEAKISSLGGETVGYWSTDGYEHEASKAEKNGKFVGLALDEDNQSELTDKRIQSWTTQLKSEFAL; from the coding sequence ATGGCTAAAGTTGGTCTTTTTTACGGTTCCACTACAGGCAAAACAGAAGCAGCCGCCGAGGCAATTCAAGATGCTCTAGGCGGTGAAAATATAGTCGCTTTACACGAAATCGCTGATGTTACCGATAACGATTTTTCTAACTACGATCGCCTAATTATCTCTTGTCCTACTTGGGATGTCGGCGAATTGCAGTCCGACTGGGAAGGCTTCTATGAAGACGATCTAGACCAAATTGATTTTAGTGGTAAAAAAGTTGCTTATTTTGGTACAGGAGATCAGGTTGGCTACCCTGATAATTTTCAAGATGCAATGGGAATTTTAGAAGCAAAGATTTCTAGTTTAGGTGGCGAAACAGTAGGTTATTGGTCTACCGACGGCTATGAACATGAAGCATCTAAAGCTGAAAAAAATGGTAAGTTTGTTGGATTAGCTTTAGATGAAGACAATCAATCAGAATTAACCGACAAGCGAATTCAGTCATGGACGACACAACTAAAGTCTGAATTCGCTCTCTAA
- a CDS encoding (2Fe-2S) ferredoxin domain-containing protein — protein MVAVQPLVSEFTIIGRLEDFVVGSKARLKYLYLSTPEANYSIEVAKSHKSVLSDRLLDRGADRGRNLPISNPPKQECGLSVNAHQDTTEAGVQLDRETPTRWSAETVGQHLQRGCWLEVTGMRKYELHKQQIKYKAYKIKLLSESTTPHRLSTATKPKAKVLICQSSTCWKKGGKAACELLQAQLQAKDMMDKVEIKTTGCLKQCKQAPNLVIMPGGIRASRVQPKQIFELIAKHL, from the coding sequence ATGGTCGCAGTACAGCCCCTCGTTTCCGAATTCACTATTATTGGTCGATTAGAAGATTTTGTGGTTGGTTCTAAAGCTCGCCTTAAATATCTGTATTTATCTACCCCAGAAGCAAACTATTCGATTGAAGTAGCTAAGTCACATAAAAGTGTCCTCAGTGACAGATTACTTGACCGCGGGGCTGATAGAGGGCGGAACCTGCCGATTTCTAATCCGCCAAAGCAGGAGTGCGGCTTGAGCGTGAATGCGCACCAAGACACAACCGAAGCAGGAGTGCAGCTTGACCGTGAAACCCCCACCCGTTGGTCTGCTGAAACCGTTGGTCAACATCTTCAACGTGGATGCTGGCTAGAAGTGACAGGAATGCGAAAGTATGAATTACACAAACAGCAAATTAAGTACAAAGCCTATAAAATAAAGTTACTTTCTGAATCAACTACTCCACATCGATTAAGTACCGCTACTAAACCGAAAGCCAAAGTATTAATTTGCCAAAGTTCAACCTGCTGGAAAAAAGGTGGAAAAGCAGCTTGTGAATTGTTACAGGCCCAATTGCAAGCTAAAGATATGATGGACAAAGTAGAAATTAAAACTACTGGTTGTTTGAAGCAATGTAAGCAAGCTCCTAATTTGGTCATAATGCCAGGGGGAATTCGAGCTAGTAGAGTGCAACCCAAACAAATATTTGAGTTAATCGCCAAACATTTGTGA
- a CDS encoding sodium:proton antiporter, whose amino-acid sequence MNNYILSLLVIGLLLLAVTLGSGWIQRLPLSYALIYLVVGVLLGSYGLGLVKMRPETEFLERATEFAVIVSVFSCGLKINRPLKLWAWQSTIRLIGILMPMSILALTAIAHYLLGMGWGAAVLLGAILAPTDPVLASEVQLAHVTDKDELRFALTSEGGLNDALAFPFVYFGIYWFKDPNLNNWLKKWVAIDLLWAIIAGIVMGIIVAKAIVWIDRNLQKRRQVDDLLEDFVALSIILLTYSLTELINGYGFLAVFVAGLVVQRSYYGQHEKRIEQLEFSEQIEKLSEVAIIIILGTILLVEPMLKYAGQSLLIAGALLFLVRPVGVWLSTLGANLPKKTRSLMGWFGIRGLGSIYYLTYALGEGLKGDAAEQIAWITFTVVVFSIILHGVSAAPLMSWYEKIKQDPKSSITDKAVGK is encoded by the coding sequence ATGAATAATTATATACTCAGCCTGTTGGTGATTGGCTTATTGTTACTGGCAGTGACATTAGGTTCGGGTTGGATTCAGCGTCTTCCTCTTTCTTATGCCTTAATTTATTTGGTTGTTGGTGTTTTGTTAGGTTCTTACGGCTTGGGTTTAGTTAAGATGAGACCTGAGACTGAGTTTTTAGAAAGAGCAACTGAGTTTGCCGTCATTGTATCGGTATTTAGCTGCGGACTTAAAATAAATCGTCCGCTTAAGCTTTGGGCTTGGCAATCTACAATTAGGCTAATTGGCATATTAATGCCAATGTCTATCTTAGCCTTGACCGCGATCGCTCATTATCTTTTGGGTATGGGTTGGGGTGCCGCGGTGTTGTTGGGGGCAATTCTCGCTCCAACTGACCCCGTATTAGCCTCAGAGGTGCAGTTAGCTCATGTTACCGATAAAGATGAGTTACGTTTTGCTTTAACGTCTGAAGGCGGTTTAAATGATGCTTTGGCGTTTCCCTTTGTCTATTTCGGTATTTACTGGTTCAAAGATCCTAACTTAAATAACTGGTTGAAAAAATGGGTGGCGATCGATCTGCTGTGGGCGATTATCGCAGGTATTGTCATGGGCATCATAGTTGCAAAAGCAATTGTCTGGATTGATCGCAATTTACAAAAACGTCGTCAAGTCGACGATCTTCTCGAAGACTTTGTAGCTTTAAGCATTATTTTATTAACTTACTCTCTAACCGAATTAATCAATGGTTATGGATTTTTAGCCGTATTTGTAGCAGGCTTGGTAGTACAGCGCAGTTATTATGGTCAACATGAGAAGCGGATAGAGCAGTTAGAATTTAGCGAACAGATTGAAAAACTCTCAGAGGTAGCCATAATTATAATTCTCGGCACAATTTTGTTGGTTGAACCCATGCTTAAATATGCAGGGCAATCTTTATTAATCGCAGGAGCGTTACTTTTCCTCGTGCGCCCTGTTGGAGTTTGGCTTAGTACCTTAGGAGCAAATCTACCCAAAAAAACTCGCAGCCTAATGGGTTGGTTTGGTATTCGCGGATTGGGTTCAATTTACTATTTGACTTATGCCTTGGGTGAAGGATTGAAGGGAGATGCCGCCGAGCAAATTGCCTGGATTACCTTTACAGTGGTGGTATTTTCGATAATTCTTCATGGGGTTAGTGCTGCGCCTTTGATGAGTTGGTACGAGAAAATCAAACAAGATCCTAAATCTTCCATAACTGACAAAGCAGTCGGTAAATAA
- a CDS encoding alpha-amylase translates to MSEFNGVMMQYFHWYIEPNGNLWNELASKAADLAKVGITSLWLPPAYKATDGGCDVGYAVYDMFDLGEFDQKGSVRTKYGTKEEYVHALKIAHEAGLRTYADVVLNHKLGADKQEEVEATPFDPDNRHQAIGDLQKVKTWTHFTFPGRDGKYSSLEWHWWHFDAVDYNVYDGDADAIYLFKDKQFDEQVDLEKGSFAYLMGCDLDMEHPEVRSELKYWGEWYIDTTNVDGFRFDAVKHVKAGFFPEWLNHVRKYSGKPLFAVGEYWSNNIEALHHFIDVTGGDVALFDAPLHYNFTEASKTGSNFDMRSIFDGTLVKDQPALAVTLVENHDSQPLQSLESVVEAWFKPLAYALILLRRDGYPCVFYADYYGAHYKDTGKDGQEYEIFMDSHQWLIDKFLQTRQDYAYGEQYDYFDHANCIGWTRIGDELHPGGIAVVLSNGDAGTKWMEVGQPNQIYIDLTEHIDEPITTNEEGWANFSCQAGSVSVWVPG, encoded by the coding sequence ATGTCTGAGTTTAATGGGGTGATGATGCAGTACTTTCACTGGTACATTGAACCCAATGGCAATTTATGGAATGAATTGGCTTCCAAGGCAGCAGATTTAGCTAAAGTTGGTATTACTTCCCTTTGGCTACCTCCAGCTTATAAAGCTACGGACGGTGGTTGTGATGTTGGTTACGCCGTTTACGATATGTTTGACTTGGGAGAATTTGACCAAAAAGGTTCAGTTAGAACTAAATATGGTACCAAAGAAGAATATGTCCACGCACTCAAAATTGCCCATGAAGCGGGTCTACGCACCTATGCAGATGTAGTATTAAATCACAAACTTGGTGCAGATAAACAGGAGGAAGTCGAAGCTACTCCTTTTGACCCTGATAATCGCCATCAGGCTATAGGTGATCTCCAAAAAGTGAAAACCTGGACACACTTTACATTTCCTGGACGCGACGGAAAGTATTCTAGCCTAGAGTGGCACTGGTGGCACTTCGACGCTGTTGATTACAATGTTTATGATGGAGATGCTGATGCAATTTACTTATTCAAAGATAAACAATTTGACGAACAGGTAGATTTAGAAAAAGGTTCGTTTGCCTACTTAATGGGTTGCGATCTCGATATGGAACACCCAGAAGTAAGAAGTGAATTGAAATACTGGGGTGAATGGTATATCGACACCACTAATGTTGATGGTTTCCGCTTTGATGCCGTTAAGCACGTCAAGGCAGGATTCTTTCCTGAATGGTTAAATCACGTTAGAAAATATTCGGGTAAGCCTTTATTTGCCGTTGGGGAATATTGGTCTAATAATATAGAAGCCCTGCATCATTTTATTGATGTTACCGGTGGCGATGTGGCTTTGTTTGATGCGCCTTTACACTACAACTTTACCGAAGCTAGTAAAACAGGTAGCAACTTCGATATGCGCTCCATTTTTGACGGCACGTTAGTCAAAGATCAACCTGCTTTAGCTGTAACTTTAGTCGAAAACCATGATTCCCAGCCTTTACAGTCTTTAGAATCAGTAGTTGAAGCTTGGTTCAAACCTTTAGCCTATGCCTTAATCTTGTTAAGAAGAGACGGTTATCCTTGTGTTTTTTATGCCGATTATTATGGCGCACATTATAAAGATACTGGTAAAGATGGACAGGAATACGAAATTTTTATGGACTCACATCAGTGGCTGATTGATAAATTCCTACAGACACGCCAAGACTATGCCTACGGCGAGCAGTATGATTATTTTGACCATGCTAACTGTATTGGCTGGACAAGAATAGGTGATGAATTGCATCCAGGAGGAATAGCTGTAGTATTAAGTAATGGTGACGCTGGTACTAAATGGATGGAAGTGGGTCAACCCAACCAAATTTATATCGATTTAACTGAACATATTGATGAGCCGATTACTACCAATGAAGAAGGCTGGGCAAATTTTAGTTGTCAAGCAGGTTCGGTTTCTGTGTGGGTGCCAGGTTAG
- a CDS encoding TIGR00341 family protein has translation MTVLLTYNPRYFVRVKYLLRKINRQLNLRKIWEQDSGNWHWLKEKPIPIASLNRSIWRLSVPSFSFHFMLGLSTIIATLGLLANSAAVIIGAMIVAPLMGPIVGMAYSTAMGNRKLLRRSSFTVLKGILLTIAVSWIVTTIINLQTVDTEIMSRVKPTLIDFGIAMAAGAAGAFANTRRSISSAMPGVAIAVALVPPLSVVGIGLAQGERSIAFGALLLFLTNLICIVFFGSLVFLFQSYGNLNRAKKGLALSTAIMFVLGIPLTLSMRELIVKKNVRHQIENFIVDQTNTFANTDIGSIQVIPANGYIRVNIELTAPLDSISQPQINQVKDDLSRQIGQEIYLDVQVIPIRRLTAPNNS, from the coding sequence ATGACAGTTCTGCTTACCTATAATCCTCGATACTTTGTCCGCGTTAAATATTTACTGCGCAAAATTAATCGTCAGCTTAATCTAAGAAAAATTTGGGAACAGGATAGTGGCAACTGGCACTGGCTAAAAGAAAAGCCAATACCCATTGCCAGTTTAAATCGCAGTATTTGGCGGTTGTCTGTCCCCTCCTTTAGCTTTCATTTCATGCTGGGTTTATCGACGATTATTGCCACTTTAGGATTGCTGGCTAATAGTGCTGCGGTAATTATCGGGGCGATGATTGTTGCCCCTTTAATGGGGCCAATTGTCGGGATGGCTTATTCTACAGCGATGGGTAATCGTAAGCTGTTACGTCGTTCTAGCTTTACGGTACTCAAAGGCATTCTGCTTACTATTGCAGTTTCCTGGATTGTCACCACAATTATTAATTTGCAAACTGTAGACACAGAAATTATGTCTCGGGTTAAGCCGACTTTAATTGATTTCGGTATTGCTATGGCAGCAGGGGCAGCAGGGGCTTTTGCTAATACTCGTCGCAGTATTTCTAGTGCTATGCCAGGAGTGGCGATCGCCGTTGCTTTAGTTCCTCCTCTTAGTGTAGTCGGTATTGGTCTAGCACAAGGTGAGAGAAGTATTGCCTTTGGTGCATTGCTATTATTTTTGACCAACTTAATTTGCATTGTCTTTTTTGGCAGCCTAGTATTTCTATTTCAATCTTATGGCAATCTTAATAGAGCCAAAAAAGGATTGGCATTATCTACGGCAATAATGTTCGTGTTGGGTATCCCCCTAACTCTTTCGATGCGGGAGTTGATTGTCAAAAAAAATGTCCGTCATCAAATTGAAAATTTTATTGTCGATCAAACTAATACCTTTGCCAATACAGATATCGGCTCAATTCAAGTTATACCTGCAAATGGCTACATCAGGGTAAATATAGAACTCACCGCACCCCTTGATTCAATTTCTCAACCACAAATCAATCAGGTTAAAGATGATCTTTCCCGACAGATTGGACAAGAGATTTATCTTGATGTGCAAGTTATTCCCATAAGACGTTTAACAGCTCCCAACAATTCCTAA
- a CDS encoding DUF1003 domain-containing protein yields MVSLDKSFSIVPSSAKSVYINGQKYPLSEQVVKNIEAIIGFQAKQAEKLPLHDRAIEKIAAFFGKSKFLYLQLLFFVGWIICTHLAPQLLPFGLPPFDAREMGIDVAALLIATGVLVQQSRQDKLAEQRSHLTLQINLLTEQKIGKLIELIEELRADLPDIRDRDDLEAQMMQQAIDPQVVLNILQENLEKSESQS; encoded by the coding sequence ATGGTTTCGCTAGATAAATCATTTTCTATAGTTCCGTCTTCAGCCAAGTCTGTTTACATTAACGGTCAAAAATATCCCTTGTCAGAACAAGTAGTTAAAAACATTGAGGCAATCATTGGATTTCAGGCAAAACAAGCAGAAAAACTACCGCTACACGATCGCGCGATCGAAAAAATAGCTGCTTTTTTTGGTAAATCCAAGTTTTTATATCTGCAATTGTTGTTCTTTGTAGGCTGGATTATCTGCACTCATTTAGCACCGCAGCTATTACCCTTCGGATTACCACCCTTTGATGCGAGAGAAATGGGAATAGATGTTGCTGCCTTACTGATTGCCACTGGAGTATTAGTACAGCAAAGCCGTCAGGATAAACTTGCCGAACAGCGATCGCATTTAACTCTACAAATTAATCTGCTAACCGAACAAAAGATTGGCAAACTAATTGAACTAATTGAAGAATTACGGGCAGATCTTCCTGATATACGCGATCGTGATGATTTAGAGGCGCAGATGATGCAGCAGGCAATCGATCCCCAGGTTGTCCTCAATATCCTACAGGAAAATCTAGAAAAGAGCGAATCGCAATCATAA
- a CDS encoding MBL fold metallo-hydrolase: MIEQIFSIIMQKCFSGVITLAIAFLTASASHASEVKITPLGSHDGEFCSRDRALIFEDPNGTRLLYDAGQTVAGGEDERLGNIDVVLLSHVHGDHLGDRRISTVNMGKCDRPETNVNTTPNSNTVDIAVTKKAQIVVGSEINSFLANKIETSGGDPESVQLVRFGGSSNVAGVKITTVPAVHSNGLSGEFIEGELGEHLKAAGLTAYVGPPTGYILTFSNGLVVYLSGDTGVTAEQKTVVRDQYNAQLAVINIGDTFTTGPDEAGYVVNELIQPTSVIASHANEAATKGGMVILGTKTDQFIQTADMPVYLPLSGKTMEFNEIGECVAGCQDFAK; the protein is encoded by the coding sequence TTGATTGAACAAATCTTCTCGATTATCATGCAAAAATGCTTTTCAGGGGTAATTACCTTGGCGATCGCTTTTTTAACCGCTTCGGCTAGTCATGCTTCTGAAGTAAAAATTACTCCACTAGGTAGTCATGATGGCGAATTTTGCAGCCGCGATCGCGCATTGATCTTTGAAGATCCCAATGGAACGCGCCTCCTCTACGACGCTGGGCAAACCGTTGCTGGTGGAGAAGATGAACGTCTTGGCAACATCGATGTGGTTTTACTAAGTCATGTTCATGGAGATCATTTAGGCGATCGCCGTATCTCGACAGTAAATATGGGTAAATGCGATCGACCAGAAACTAACGTAAATACTACCCCTAACTCTAATACCGTCGATATTGCCGTAACTAAAAAAGCGCAAATCGTCGTCGGTAGTGAAATTAATAGTTTTTTAGCCAACAAGATTGAAACTTCAGGCGGCGATCCTGAGTCGGTGCAGCTTGTCCGCTTTGGTGGTTCTAGCAATGTAGCTGGGGTAAAAATCACCACCGTACCCGCAGTTCACTCGAATGGATTGAGTGGTGAGTTTATTGAAGGCGAGTTGGGGGAACATCTCAAAGCTGCTGGTCTTACTGCCTATGTCGGTCCGCCAACAGGCTATATACTTACATTTAGCAATGGGTTGGTAGTATATTTATCAGGTGATACTGGAGTTACCGCCGAACAAAAAACCGTGGTGCGCGATCAATATAATGCTCAATTAGCAGTAATTAACATTGGCGATACTTTTACAACTGGTCCAGATGAAGCAGGGTATGTAGTCAATGAATTAATTCAACCTACTTCAGTAATCGCCTCTCATGCCAACGAAGCAGCTACCAAAGGCGGAATGGTTATTTTAGGCACGAAAACCGACCAATTTATTCAAACAGCCGATATGCCTGTATATCTTCCTTTAAGCGGAAAAACGATGGAGTTCAATGAAATAGGAGAATGCGTCGCTGGATGTCAAGACTTTGCAAAGTGA
- a CDS encoding MarR family transcriptional regulator, with product MIKSNSSSLPSAKTAADTAQQCASKILQVIPEITHFLRDEVRQYGEPRLSLSQLRILYFLNHYPKSSLSKVAKHLDVTRSTMSEAIERLVQQGLVLRVNDPQERRSILLSLTSAGGKYQQQVYQALLASIEQKLNSLSDQQNSQIIAGLLLLETIFSEGNNDDRPQRS from the coding sequence ATGATAAAAAGCAATTCTTCTTCGTTACCCTCGGCTAAAACCGCAGCAGATACTGCACAACAATGCGCTAGCAAAATCTTGCAAGTTATCCCTGAGATAACTCACTTTTTGCGCGATGAAGTGCGACAGTATGGCGAACCTCGATTATCTTTATCTCAACTGCGAATTTTGTATTTTTTGAACCATTATCCAAAATCTTCTTTATCTAAAGTTGCTAAACATTTAGATGTAACGCGATCGACTATGTCTGAAGCGATCGAACGCTTAGTACAGCAAGGTTTGGTTCTGCGAGTCAACGATCCTCAAGAACGCAGGAGCATACTATTATCTCTGACCTCAGCAGGTGGTAAATATCAGCAACAGGTGTATCAAGCTCTCTTGGCTTCCATTGAGCAAAAGCTTAATTCACTGTCTGACCAGCAGAATAGTCAGATAATCGCAGGTTTGCTCTTGCTAGAGACTATATTTTCTGAGGGAAATAATGACGATCGCCCTCAAAGATCGTGA